The proteins below come from a single Zea mays cultivar B73 chromosome 8, Zm-B73-REFERENCE-NAM-5.0, whole genome shotgun sequence genomic window:
- the LOC100501048 gene encoding putative DUF21 domain-containing protein At1g03270, translating to MIRSACAPYSKSPGIMSRLTLGSLLGLVELEILQHSGTDTKAQATVGLPVVQKQHQLHVTLLLCNVAAMEALPIFLIECFIMFFLYYCQRHLFLPLERDHV from the exons ATGATCCGTTCAGCATGTGCTCCCTATTCGAAGTCCCCTG GGATCATGTCCAGACTCACACTGGGCTCGTTGCTCGGCCTTGTTGAGCTAGAGATCCTCCAACACAGCGGCACCGACACCAAGGCTCAGGCTA CTGTCGGCCTTCCAGTTGTTCAAAAGCAACACCAGCTTCATGTCACCCTATTGTTGTGTAATGTTGCTGCCATGGAG GCACTTCCTATATTTTTGATAGAATGTTTCATCATGTTCTTTTTGTATTATTGTCAGCGACATTTGTTCTTGCCTTTGGAGAG GGATCATGTCTAG